The Anaerolineae bacterium genome contains the following window.
CCTCGCTTTGGTCTGCAGTTCGTGGCCGAGGAATGCGAGCGGGTGCTCCCGGCCACGGCGGAGGGCATTCGCCGGTATCTGGGCTCGGGCCTGGTGCGCGGTATTGGGCCGCGGCTGGCCGAGCGCATCGTGGCCCATTTTGGCGCCGATACCCTGCGCGTGCTCGACGAGCAGCCCCATCGCCTGCGTGAGGTGCCGGCCATCGGCCCCAAACGGGCGGCGGCCCTGGTGCAGGCCTGGCAGGAGCAGAAGGCCATCCAGCGCATCATGCTCTTTCTCCACGACCAGGGCATCTCCACCGGGCTGGCCGTCAAAATCTACAAGACCTACGGCGAGCAGGCCGTGGAGGTGGTGCGCGAGGACCCCTACCGTCTGGCGCGCGACATCCGGGGCGTGGGCTTCCAAACAGCCGACAAGGTGGCCCAGGCCATGGGACTGCCGGCCAATCACCCTTCGCGGCTGGCCGCCGGGCTGGGTTACGCCTTGCAGGAGGCCGTGCGCGAGGGCCATGTGTACCTGCCGCGCGACGAACTGTTGCGCATAGCCAAAGATTTGCTGGGGGTCGAGGATGGGGACGCCTTAGACCCGATGTTGACGACCCTGACCCAGGAGGGAGAACTTATCCTGGAGGAAGTGGCCCCTCCCCCGGGGTCCGGCGAGGGGACCTCCTCGGGGGACGCTGACCCCTCAAAGGGAGAGCGCATCCCTGGGGTGTATCTCCTGCCCCTGTACACGGCCGAACGGGGCCTGGCCGAGCGCCTTTGGACCTTGCTGACCGCTCCTTCGCGGTTGCCTGCCGCGCTCCGGTTTTCCGGGGAGGGGTTGACGCCCACACAGCAACAAGCCGTGCGCCAGGCGCTGCGGAGCCCGGTGAGCATCCTGACCGGCGGCCCCGGCACGGGCAAGACGACCACGGTGCGGGCGCTCATCGGGGCTCTAGAGCGGGCCGGGGTGTCCTATGTCCTGGCCGCGCCCACAGGCCGGGCGGCGAAGCGCCTGACCGAGGCCACGGAGCGCGAGGCCTTTACGGTGCATCGGCTGTTGGGCTATCAGCCGGGCACGGGGTTTCGCCACGGACCGGAGAACCCGCTTCCCCCCCAGGTCGTGGTGGTGGACGAGGCCTCCATGCTGGACCTGCTGCTGGCCTACTTCCTGGTGGGGGCGGTGCAGCCCGGGGCGCATCTGTTGC
Protein-coding sequences here:
- a CDS encoding ATP-dependent RecD-like DNA helicase, coding for METLTGAVERITFHNAENGYTVLRLRPDRRVPGLSREGLVTVVGHLPDLTPGESVTLRGRWKQHPRFGLQFVAEECERVLPATAEGIRRYLGSGLVRGIGPRLAERIVAHFGADTLRVLDEQPHRLREVPAIGPKRAAALVQAWQEQKAIQRIMLFLHDQGISTGLAVKIYKTYGEQAVEVVREDPYRLARDIRGVGFQTADKVAQAMGLPANHPSRLAAGLGYALQEAVREGHVYLPRDELLRIAKDLLGVEDGDALDPMLTTLTQEGELILEEVAPPPGSGEGTSSGDADPSKGERIPGVYLLPLYTAERGLAERLWTLLTAPSRLPAALRFSGEGLTPTQQQAVRQALRSPVSILTGGPGTGKTTTVRALIGALERAGVSYVLAAPTGRAAKRLTEATEREAFTVHRLLGYQPGTGFRHGPENPLPPQVVVVDEASMLDLLLAYFLVGAVQPGAHLLLVGDVDQLPSVGPGDVLRHLIASGQVPVTCLETIFRQAAGSYIITNAHLINRGEMPLFPKDAEDFFLFPAATPEEAARWVVEVTADRIPRKFGLDPLTEIQVIAPMYRGPAGVHALNAALQRALNPPAADRSEVLLFGQMFRLGDRVMQVENNYNYEVFNGDLGIITEIDRARQTLTVDFGTHRVRYAWSEADQIVLAYAISVHKSQGAEFPAVVIPLVTQHYMMLRRNLLYTAVTRAQRLCVLVGQRKAIAIAVRDARTRARYSALAWQLGTG